The proteins below come from a single Beutenbergia cavernae DSM 12333 genomic window:
- a CDS encoding glycoside hydrolase family 127 protein, with protein MTTTPAPPTHALVAAPATPRAAVAQHRPLDVRAVRLSSAGPLGAWQERNATATIPHCIEQLEASGVLDNFRRVIGESGAPYRGFVFADSDLYKVIEAVAWEIARSGTGRWDAWLDDVVGLVARTQDDTGYVMTWIQGLHPEKRFAELEWTHEMYVLGHLVQAAVALDRATCRADLLRIAERFVALVDRRFGPGREEGICGHPEIETALVELYRHTGDERHLALAQRMIDLRGRGLLKAGSFGPRYFQDHAPVREARTAVGHAVRQLYLDAGVTDVYLETGEPELLDAMRAQWVDAHERKMYLTGAFGSRHRDEAFGDAYELPSERAYAETCATIADLHWTWRLQLVGGTAAHADVVEREIHNALAASVDATGTRFFYSNPLQLRPDRHSEENAPRERAAWYSCACCPPNIARVVAQLAAYVASSTAETLWLHQYADAEIDLPEHLGTGVLEVRTDYPRSGVVDLAVRGTPAPGAHLALRVPAWSTRTLLDGVPVAAEDGYVRVDLADGAAWRLELDVTPRWTQAHPRVDAARGCLALERGPLVYCVEQADVPDGVAVDDLVVDPAAAPVERTRDDGALVLDVTCRTSGTPTQLYRTAAAGTPSSTTGDGAARRVPVTAVPFATWGNRAPGAMRVWLPAPESTD; from the coding sequence TTGACCACCACCCCAGCCCCGCCCACGCACGCGCTCGTGGCAGCGCCCGCGACGCCGCGAGCGGCAGTGGCGCAGCACAGGCCGCTCGACGTCCGCGCCGTGCGGCTGAGCTCCGCCGGCCCGCTCGGCGCCTGGCAGGAGCGCAACGCGACGGCGACGATCCCGCACTGCATCGAGCAGCTCGAGGCGTCGGGCGTGCTGGACAACTTCCGCCGGGTGATCGGCGAGTCGGGCGCGCCGTACCGGGGCTTCGTGTTCGCCGACTCCGACCTGTACAAGGTGATCGAGGCCGTCGCCTGGGAGATCGCCCGCTCCGGCACCGGCCGGTGGGACGCGTGGCTCGACGACGTCGTCGGGCTGGTCGCCCGCACTCAGGACGACACCGGCTACGTCATGACCTGGATCCAGGGCCTGCACCCGGAGAAGCGGTTCGCGGAGCTCGAGTGGACCCATGAGATGTACGTGCTCGGGCACCTGGTGCAGGCCGCCGTCGCCCTCGACCGCGCCACCTGCCGCGCCGACCTCCTCCGCATCGCCGAGCGCTTCGTGGCCCTGGTCGACCGGCGCTTCGGCCCCGGGCGCGAGGAGGGGATCTGCGGCCACCCGGAGATCGAGACGGCGCTCGTCGAGCTGTACCGGCACACCGGCGACGAACGCCACCTCGCCCTCGCGCAGCGGATGATCGACCTGCGCGGCCGGGGTCTGCTCAAGGCCGGCTCGTTCGGTCCGCGGTACTTCCAGGACCACGCCCCGGTGCGTGAGGCGCGCACCGCCGTCGGCCACGCCGTCCGGCAGCTGTACCTGGACGCGGGCGTCACCGACGTCTACCTCGAGACCGGCGAGCCAGAGCTGCTGGACGCGATGCGCGCCCAGTGGGTCGACGCGCACGAGCGCAAGATGTACCTGACCGGCGCGTTCGGCTCCCGGCACCGCGACGAGGCCTTCGGTGACGCCTACGAGCTCCCGTCGGAGCGTGCCTACGCGGAGACGTGCGCCACGATCGCCGACCTGCACTGGACCTGGCGTCTCCAGCTCGTCGGCGGCACCGCCGCGCACGCGGACGTCGTCGAGCGCGAGATCCACAACGCGCTCGCGGCGTCCGTCGACGCGACCGGCACGCGGTTCTTCTACTCCAACCCGCTGCAGCTGCGGCCCGACCGGCACTCCGAGGAGAACGCCCCGCGCGAGCGTGCGGCCTGGTACTCCTGCGCCTGCTGCCCGCCGAACATCGCGCGGGTCGTCGCGCAGCTGGCGGCGTACGTGGCGTCGAGCACGGCCGAGACCCTCTGGCTCCACCAGTACGCGGACGCGGAGATCGACCTGCCCGAGCACCTGGGCACCGGCGTCCTCGAGGTCCGCACCGACTACCCGCGCTCCGGCGTCGTCGACCTCGCCGTCCGCGGCACGCCCGCGCCCGGCGCGCACCTCGCTCTGCGCGTCCCGGCGTGGTCCACCCGCACGCTGCTCGACGGCGTCCCGGTCGCCGCCGAGGACGGCTACGTCCGCGTCGACCTCGCCGACGGCGCGGCGTGGCGGCTCGAGCTCGACGTGACGCCGCGCTGGACGCAGGCGCACCCGCGCGTCGACGCCGCCCGCGGCTGCCTCGCGCTCGAGCGCGGCCCGCTCGTGTACTGCGTCGAGCAGGCCGACGTGCCGGACGGCGTCGCCGTCGACGACCTCGTCGTCGACCCCGCCGCCGCTCCCGTCGAACGCACCCGGGACGACGGCGCCCTCGTGCTCGACGTGACCTGCCGCACGAGCGGCACCCCCACTCAGCTGTACCGCACCGCCGCGGCGGGGACGCCGTCGTCGACCACCGGGGACGGCGCGGCGCGCCGCGTCCCCGTCACGGCCGTCCCCTTCGCCACGTGGGGCAACCGCGCCCCGGGAGCGATGCGGGTCTGGCTGCCCGCACCGGAGTCAACGGACTGA
- a CDS encoding ABC transporter permease, protein MAVTLREVAPPSVLKAPRKRGRLSRHIGRYWQLWAMVAPAIAFIAVFMYVPMYGIQLAFREFNFATGITGGAWVGFTYFIQFFESPLFWTLMRNTVVISVSTLVVGFVTPIVLALIVNQVIGRRRKKFMQTATYLPHFISIVVIVGMLQVFLSPSSGLITRFLEALGITGVNFLGDTTAFVPAYVISEAWQHTGWNSIIYLAALASVSPQLYEAAKIDGANRMQIIRHVDFPALVPTMIVLLILNMGGVLATGFEKIFLMQNPLNLGISEVIATYVYKIGIIGNQFSYGTAIGLFNTLINFAFLVVTNQVAKRVSNTSLW, encoded by the coding sequence ATGGCAGTGACGCTTCGTGAGGTGGCGCCCCCGTCCGTGCTGAAGGCGCCGCGGAAGCGCGGGCGCCTGTCGCGACACATCGGCAGGTACTGGCAGCTGTGGGCGATGGTGGCTCCGGCGATCGCGTTCATCGCTGTGTTCATGTACGTGCCGATGTACGGGATCCAGCTGGCGTTCCGGGAGTTCAACTTCGCCACCGGTATCACCGGCGGCGCGTGGGTGGGCTTCACGTACTTCATCCAGTTCTTCGAGAGCCCGCTGTTCTGGACGCTCATGCGGAACACGGTCGTCATCAGCGTCTCGACGCTCGTCGTCGGATTCGTGACGCCGATCGTGCTGGCCCTCATCGTGAACCAGGTGATCGGGAGGCGCCGGAAGAAGTTCATGCAGACGGCGACGTACCTGCCGCACTTCATCTCCATCGTCGTCATCGTCGGCATGCTCCAGGTGTTCCTGTCGCCGTCGTCCGGGCTGATCACCCGTTTCCTCGAGGCGCTCGGGATCACCGGGGTGAACTTCCTCGGTGATACGACGGCGTTCGTCCCCGCCTACGTCATCTCGGAGGCGTGGCAGCACACCGGCTGGAACTCGATCATCTACCTCGCGGCGCTCGCCAGCGTCAGTCCCCAGCTGTACGAGGCGGCGAAGATCGACGGCGCGAACCGGATGCAGATCATCCGCCACGTCGACTTCCCGGCGCTCGTGCCCACGATGATCGTCCTGCTGATCCTCAACATGGGCGGCGTGCTCGCCACCGGGTTCGAAAAGATCTTCCTCATGCAGAACCCGCTGAACCTCGGGATCTCCGAGGTGATCGCGACGTACGTCTACAAGATCGGGATCATCGGCAACCAGTTCAGCTACGGCACCGCCATCGGCCTGTTCAACACGCTCATCAACTTCGCCTTCCTGGTCGTCACGAACCAGGTCGCGAAGCGCGTGTCGAACACGAGCCTGTGGTGA
- a CDS encoding carbohydrate ABC transporter permease: protein MALFSRPAATAGAPGGSLLSTLRPRTGGDLAFMIGLGLVCVVILFATLYPIYFVAIASVSDPTLVSTGRVSFWPRGINWFGYEQIFADARIWTGYRNTLLYTVVGTALNLVVTLPAAYALSRREFAPRRFLMLFFAFTMFFSGGLIPTYLLYRDLNLLDNWLVFVLPSAVNVYNLIIARAFFEHSLPEELFEAATLDGSTYFQFFFRMAVPLSMAIISVIGLYYLVQHWNDFFTGLVFVRDYSKQPLQIVLRDILISNQAFSGGAGGSGGSGGGSYAQQYADQIKYGVIIVSTLPVILLYPFLQRYFEKGVMIGSVKG from the coding sequence ATGGCTCTGTTCTCACGACCCGCCGCGACGGCGGGCGCCCCGGGCGGGTCGCTGCTCTCGACGCTCCGGCCGCGGACCGGAGGTGACCTCGCCTTCATGATCGGGCTCGGTCTGGTGTGCGTGGTGATCCTGTTCGCCACGCTGTACCCGATCTACTTCGTGGCGATCGCGTCGGTCAGCGACCCCACGCTCGTCTCGACCGGCCGCGTGTCGTTCTGGCCCCGCGGCATCAACTGGTTCGGCTACGAGCAGATCTTCGCGGACGCCCGCATCTGGACCGGGTACCGCAACACGCTGCTGTACACGGTGGTCGGCACCGCGCTCAACCTCGTGGTGACGCTTCCGGCCGCGTACGCGCTGTCGCGCCGGGAGTTCGCGCCGCGGCGCTTCCTCATGCTGTTCTTCGCGTTCACGATGTTCTTCTCGGGCGGCCTCATCCCGACCTACCTGCTCTACCGCGACCTCAACCTGCTCGACAACTGGCTGGTGTTCGTGCTTCCGTCCGCGGTGAACGTGTACAACCTCATCATCGCCCGGGCCTTCTTCGAGCACTCCCTCCCCGAGGAGCTGTTCGAGGCGGCGACGCTTGACGGCTCGACGTACTTCCAGTTCTTCTTCCGGATGGCCGTGCCGCTGTCGATGGCGATCATCTCGGTGATCGGCCTGTACTACCTCGTCCAGCACTGGAACGACTTCTTCACCGGCCTCGTGTTCGTGCGGGACTACTCCAAGCAACCCCTGCAGATCGTGCTGCGCGACATCCTCATCTCGAACCAGGCGTTCTCCGGCGGCGCGGGAGGGTCCGGCGGATCCGGGGGCGGAAGCTATGCGCAGCAGTACGCCGACCAGATCAAGTACGGGGTCATCATCGTCTCCACGCTGCCGGTGATCCTGCTCTACCCCTTCCTGCAGCGGTACTTCGAGAAGGGCGTGATGATCGGGTCGGTGAAGGGCTGA
- a CDS encoding extracellular solute-binding protein: MSRTTTARRRPGRTRAATGAAAGLAAASLVLTACTGGGGGEGDGGGEADGDSGGGETIQILVLKHPLTGPMADMGWVADLEEAADVTIEWEEVSADWDQKKSTMLAAGDIPDLIVGTNAITNSDFATFQGLFEDLSDDLDALPNVQGMFEALPETEIMATQPDGTIYGLPGYRRFWPQTATRQYVNQEWLDNLGLETPTTLDELFDVLVAFKDEDANGNGDPNDEIPMDWSPTGTGGFGFFQPTAFLGSFGLPISGGGGAGYFVEDGEVGNFLTDERYRDVVEFLHECYAAGLISEEVMTQDYSAYQSVGRGDGDTARVGFSWGWTSSDRFGAQLAPQYAATGPMVVEGVDPVWSFDSYGLNYGINQVTMSASTDVKDAALRVIDAFYDQDMSLQVLWGEFGQNIEQIDDSTYEVLPPADGTSDPSTWKWTTTLADNGPSWIRDDIDVTAPADLLESAEQEEPLGEALDNIDIENNVWPGELIKMDQADLSTVSLNNTNVLNIAMQKWAEWITGGGATDQWDDYVAQLEGSGLTQNIEIHQRYYDEYVENR, translated from the coding sequence ATGAGCAGAACGACGACGGCTCGGCGCAGGCCGGGCCGCACGAGAGCGGCGACCGGCGCCGCCGCGGGCCTCGCGGCGGCGAGCCTGGTGCTGACCGCCTGCACCGGCGGCGGGGGTGGCGAGGGCGACGGCGGCGGGGAGGCCGACGGCGACAGCGGCGGCGGCGAGACCATCCAGATCCTCGTGCTCAAGCACCCGCTCACGGGGCCGATGGCCGACATGGGCTGGGTGGCCGACCTCGAGGAGGCGGCCGACGTCACGATCGAGTGGGAAGAGGTGTCGGCCGACTGGGACCAGAAGAAGTCCACGATGCTCGCGGCCGGTGACATCCCCGACCTCATCGTCGGGACCAACGCGATCACCAACTCCGACTTCGCGACGTTCCAGGGCCTCTTCGAGGACCTGAGCGACGACCTGGACGCGCTCCCGAACGTGCAGGGCATGTTCGAGGCGCTGCCGGAGACGGAGATCATGGCGACCCAGCCGGACGGCACGATCTACGGCCTCCCCGGGTACCGCCGCTTCTGGCCGCAGACCGCGACGCGGCAGTACGTCAACCAGGAGTGGCTCGACAACCTCGGCCTCGAGACGCCGACCACCCTCGACGAGCTGTTCGACGTGCTCGTCGCGTTCAAGGACGAGGACGCGAACGGGAACGGGGACCCGAACGACGAGATCCCCATGGACTGGTCGCCCACCGGCACCGGCGGCTTCGGCTTCTTCCAGCCGACGGCGTTCCTCGGCAGCTTCGGGCTCCCGATCTCCGGCGGGGGCGGTGCAGGCTACTTCGTCGAGGACGGCGAGGTCGGCAACTTCCTCACCGACGAGCGCTACCGCGACGTCGTCGAGTTCCTGCACGAGTGCTACGCGGCCGGCCTCATCAGCGAGGAGGTCATGACGCAGGACTACTCGGCCTACCAGTCGGTGGGCCGCGGCGACGGCGACACGGCGCGCGTCGGGTTCAGCTGGGGCTGGACGTCGAGCGACCGGTTCGGCGCCCAGCTCGCGCCGCAGTACGCGGCGACGGGCCCCATGGTGGTCGAGGGTGTCGACCCGGTCTGGTCGTTCGACTCCTACGGCCTGAACTACGGCATCAACCAGGTCACGATGTCCGCGAGCACGGACGTGAAGGACGCCGCGCTGCGAGTAATCGACGCGTTCTACGACCAGGACATGTCGCTGCAGGTGCTGTGGGGCGAGTTCGGCCAGAACATCGAGCAGATCGACGACTCCACGTACGAGGTGCTGCCGCCGGCAGACGGGACGTCCGACCCGTCGACGTGGAAGTGGACCACCACGCTCGCCGACAACGGCCCGAGCTGGATCCGTGACGACATCGACGTCACGGCCCCCGCCGACCTGCTGGAGTCCGCCGAGCAGGAGGAGCCGCTCGGCGAGGCGCTCGACAACATCGACATCGAGAACAACGTGTGGCCGGGCGAGCTCATCAAGATGGATCAGGCCGACCTCAGCACGGTCTCGCTCAACAACACGAACGTGCTGAACATCGCCATGCAGAAGTGGGCGGAGTGGATCACCGGCGGCGGTGCGACGGACCAGTGGGACGACTACGTCGCCCAGCTCGAGGGTTCGGGCCTGACGCAGAACATCGAGATCCACCAGCGGTACTACGACGAGTACGTGGAGAACCGTTGA